In the Acomys russatus chromosome 20, mAcoRus1.1, whole genome shotgun sequence genome, tctctgtgtagccctggctgtctggactcactttgtagaccaggctggcctcgaactcacagtgacccacctgcctctgcctccttagtgctgggattaaaggcgtgcaccaccatgcccggccaacaaacagcttaaaaaataaaataaaacatttatttaattttatatgcatacgttttttgcttacatgtatatattagCATTGTGTATATGCCTGGTACCTCAGGAGGAGTCAAGTAGGTGTTGgttcccctgaaactggagttataggtattTGTGAGCCACagattggtgctgggaactgaacttaggtcctgtgcaaagcagcaagtactcttaaccactgagtcatctcttcagttcTAAAACAGGCTTGTTTTATAATAGAATAGCACATAAACTTCTATTTATAGTATGTTAAAATTTAACCTGAGCTCACGAGGTCACACTAGCCTTGTAACAtaacaaaccctttcttcaaaAAACTTAGTGTTTTCCAACTAGAACTTCCTtcttaaaaaaacatataaaagaaactggtgatgcacgcctttaatcccagtactcgggaggcagaggcaggtggatctctgtgagttccaagccagcctggtctacagagtgagtttcaggatagccagggttacacagagaaatcctgtcttgaaaaaacaaaacaaaacaaaacttataaaaaataatttatttcatagtCACAAATTTAAGTAATtataagcagaaataaataaaagtatgaatCCTAACAACCCTGGACATAGATATATGTTTAGAGGTCCCAGCAGTGCTGGGGAGCACACTCAGGAACCTGAGTGTGTCACACACGCACTCAACCATTCAGCTGCACCCAGCCCACACTTACAGTTTTGAGGGGGTAGCACAGTTGTACAGGATATCCACCAGCggagcttcctgaatgctgaccCCATCATCATTGTCACCTAAAGGGGGCTGTTCTTCTAGGGCGGAAGTGTCCCCGTCACCCTGACCCTCCTCTTTTGAGTCGTGCTGAGCTTCCCCCTAGGAAATCCAAGAAGCATCGGAAACTGTATCATAATTTTACTTACACAGAGGAATGAAGGCAGACCTTAGGGTAAGAAGAGGCCAATTCTATAAAGCTaccagaaaaattagaaaaaaggtGACATTATTAGACAAATCAATAAAGTTTTCAGAGATAAATCTGAATAATTTGAAAATTGGCCCaatgggccggagagatggctcagaggttaagagcactgactgttcggaagatcctgagttcaattcccagcaaccacatggtggctcacaaccatctataatgtgatctaattccctcttctgacctgcaggtgtacgtgcaggcagaacactgtatacataataaataaataaataaataaataaataaataaataaataaatttttgacccaaaatgagaagatgtatTTACTCAATTCTAAGTTTGATGTTGACCTCTGTAGGAAAGcaacccaaacaacaaacaaacataaaacaaaacaaacaaaaaacaacctttcACTATCACCTGTGGTCTTAAAGTTAGCTATTATAGCCAGCCAGATAATATTAACAATGAGATTCTAAATTTATTGATTATGTTAGGGCTAAAACAAATGTTAGGATAAAAGtgacaaaatcagaaacactGGGAAAGTGAAATATCAAGGAAACCcgtacacatacttacacatatgcgcatgtgtgcaaacacacacacacacacacacacacacacacacacacacacaaatgagcatatgtggaagtcagaggacaactttcagcagtcagtttttttcttccatcatgtgggttctggggattaaacttgaGTTTTCAGACttggtagcaaacacctttagctgctgaaccatcccAGAGGCCCTTACTTTCTTACTTggccatttatttattggttttgagACTGGTCTTACTCTCTTGCCCAGGCAGATCTCAACCACCAAGTTCAAATGACTCTCcgatctcagcctcctgagtagctgggactacaggtgtgcatcactaaaACCACTCAATTTTCTCATCTGCCAGTTTGCAACCCAATCTTAGTTACCTCAAGCTGAATTTGAGGTGCGGTTGAGGAGATCCTCAAAAATCTGACCTTTCTGCTGATACCTCTTGAGTACTGTGATTACTAGTGTGGAACATCACACCCTTCTTATTTGTTACTATGGGTCAAACCCCAGACTTTATGGATGCTAAGCAAGCAATCGATCAGTCGAGTTCACCCCCAGCCCCGttggtgttttaagacagggtgtcatgtagcccagctAGTCTGAAATTCATTGTATAGCCAAAGATGGTCTTcaacttctgatgctcctgcctttgcctttcaactgttgggattacaggggtgtgccacaaTGTCTGGCTGATTTCCTACATTTAAATCTCACACCCCAAAAAGCCCTTCAAAGTAGCACACTAATATGTTTagagcagagaaaacagaggtTCTAAATATCCTGTAGCATACTGTATAAAACTGGTGCTGATGACAGACTTTGGACACAAGAAGTCTAGCTATCTCTCTGGGGTTAAGCTATGTGTTCTAGGCACTCTGCTCCACCTCCCTGTGAAGACTCTCTGTGGGTAGCCCCATTAGGGCACAATTATCTGTGGGAGCTGGAGCTGCCTCTGGCTTTCCGTATTCTCTCAGTAGCTTCACTTCAGGCACTGAGTCTAAGTCTAGCTTAGCTGGTCCCCTGAGGTCCTTCACTCTCCACATCTTCCACAAGAATCTCACTAGactcagactctctctctctctgggttgcTGTCCTCTAGCTCTTCAGCCTCTGCACCTGCACCCTCAGCTTCCCTCCAACTGCCCGCGTCAAGATCTAGACTGGAGTCCCAAGAGCTCAAGAGGGACCTGCAGTCATTGCTCGACTCAGGGTCATCAGGAGAGCCTTGTCTAGAATCCAGCCAAACCCACCCACACTCCAGCTTCAGGGCTCCTCTTTCACTTTTGTAGTttccatttcccttccctcccattgCCCGGTACAGGATGACAGGCAATAGTTTCCCCTTGACTCTTTGCTGCTAAGGCACAATGGCCTAATTAAATAAGCTACCCTCAATCACAGTTTATTATTAGATGCATAGGAACAGAGTGGAAACCAGCATCCATACATCAGAAGTGGCACATGCTCACACTGTCAGTCTAAGCCTGAGATGGCAAACAGATTTAAACCATTCAGTTCAGTCATTAAATTTTATCAAAgattgggatggagagatggctcagaggttgagagcactgtctgctcttctgggagtcctgggttcaattcccagcaaccacatggtgggtcacaaccacctaggatgggatctggtgccctcttctggcctaagggtatacatgcaggcagggcactgtttACAGacagcactgtctactcttccaaaggtcctgagttcaattcccagcaaccacagggtggctcataaccatctataaagagatctggtgcccttttctggcatgcaagtatccatgtaggcaaaacactgtatacataaataaatctttttaaaaaagtgttatAAAGTTTTTTATCCAAGGCACTGAATTAGTTGCTTCAGATTATAGTATAATTTGTAATCTCAAGTATCAATTATGATTAATTGGGAGTGGATGTCTAGAAAACTTAAAATCTATTTCTCTTACAGAAGTGGCAGTGCTGAACTTGATGGAATTTTCTTGAATATGTTCAGTTgcagaataaatataaattcacTGTCCCAATCTGCTCATCTTTAGCCATTAGCCAAGGTACTGGCTCTTGAACAAATGGCAAGGATATTCATAAGGCAGCCTTGCATATAAAAAGTTTACTCCCTAAGACCTAGAGCCCTAAAGACTGAGGATTTGGGACAATTAGTTGCAAAGTACATATTTGGTGCATACTCTATATCAGCACCAAGTGCTAGGAGCATAGCAATCAATCAGCTCTTGCCACAGTGGAacttgtattgttttttgttttttgttttttttaagacttatttttatctgcttggagtggtggtgcacacctttactcccagcactcaggaggcagaggcaggcaggtctgtttgaggccggcctggtctacagagtgagatcaaggacagccaaggctgcataataagaccctgcctcgccagtagtggtggcacacgctggtaggatttgctgaaggaggcagaggcaggaggatcacaagttcaaggccagcctgggctacatagttttttaaaaaaaagaaaaaagaaaaaaaagaccctgcctcaaacaaacaaacaaacaaacatacatacaaaaagattttatttttatttatgtgtgtgtgtgtgtgagtgtgtgtatatgtttctgaGTTATAGCACATGTATGTGGgtatcctcagaggccagaaaatggtattgggtcccctagaactggagttccaggcattTGCGAGTGTCCTGATGTATGTGCTGCGAACCAGACCCCAGCCCTCTACAAGAGCATCAGCGCTCTTAACCCccgagtcatctcttcagcccctgagctTTCGTGTCAGTAAACAATAGTAAGAGTAGCAGGAACATGCAAGGATGAGCATTCcggtaaaaaaaaatgaaaataaaagaaaataagcggggcatggtggtgagCGCCTGGAAAGCGGAAGCTGAAGGATCTCAAGAGTTCCCAGGACTAAGCAACTAGACCagatctcaaaatgaaaaaaagaagagagatgggaagaagagtgagggagggaggggggagaagaagggaaggaaaaggaaagaacaaaaggaaaagggggaaaaagtatAGTTTGATCTTTCCAGCTGTAGCAATAATAGCTGCATCATTACCtcagagaggagctggaggaggtgtgggtCTGGTCCTGCCTCTTCCTGAGGCCCTTCACTCTCCACATCTTCCACAAGAATCTCACTAGACTCTCTCTCTGGGTTGCTGTCCTCTAGCTCTTCAGCCTCTGCACCTGCACCCTCAGCTTCCCTCCAACTGCCCGCGTCAAGATCCAGACTGGAGTCCCAAGAGCTCAAGAGGGACCTGCAGTCATTGCTCGACTCAGGGTCATCAGGAGAGCCTTGTCTGGAATCCAGCCAAACCCACTCACACCCCGCCTgtaaacacacaggaaaaaaatgcattaaattaattgaactaaaacaaaataaattcattcaAATCAATACTCCCAATACACCTCTATTTTTCAAGTTCATAGAAGGGTCCAGAAATGTCTATCCATTAGAAGGCATAAAAGCCAGCTAAAGGGAGACATTAGATAAAAAGTTTATCCTTTAGGTAAAAATAACTTCACGTTTATACTACCCCATTTTAAAACTTTGGTTTCTTCATACt is a window encoding:
- the LOC127204791 gene encoding bromodomain-containing protein 8-like, with the translated sequence MNLFCFSSINLMHFFPVCLQAGCEWVWLDSRQGSPDDPESSNDCRSLLSSWDSSLDLDAGSWREAEGAGAEAEELEDSNPERESSEILVEDVESEGPQEEAGPDPHLLQLLSEGEAQHDSKEEGQGDGDTSALEEQPPLGDNDDGVSIQEAPLVDILYNCATPSKLNDLSQGDPIQDHSLFKKTLLQVWKMIASHRFSSPFLKPVSEKQAPGYKDVVKRPMDLTTLKRNLSKGRIHTMAEFQRDLMLMFQNAVMYNDSNHHIHHMAVVMQREVLEQMQVLSTWLDKRKDLSSLE